In Chryseobacterium camelliae, one DNA window encodes the following:
- the menD gene encoding 2-succinyl-5-enolpyruvyl-6-hydroxy-3-cyclohexene-1-carboxylic-acid synthase, with the protein MKKYSSKRSIQILAHLLRQYGISDVVISPGSRNAPLAIHFSEVDGFNCYSIVDERSAAFVGMGMAMSEKKPVAITCTSGSAAANYYPAITEAFYHNIPMLILTADRPTDYVDIFDGQTIRQNHLFQQHSYGDFQMVEDSKENAEELNFDIIKKAIELCFEKQGPVHINIPLEEPLYNLVSEIPTFPTVEKTIRTKEYEIPSNLVADWNTSKRIMILVGTRDYSAELENQLSQLVKNHSAVVLSEVNSNLYHEKFFRHIDRYIYNFTEEDYKTYAPDLLITVGQNVVSKKVKQFLRSAHPKQHWHLDEVWQPDTYLALTEKIEVKPEVFFSKLLKMINLEPRPYFNLWDVLRDKKDARHEQFLNLAEFSDFYFFNKTSQTIPENYNVHFSNSSAIRYAQLFDYGKRRIYCNRGTSGIDGSTSTAMGFAIKNPNPTVLITGDLSFFYDINGLWNQYIPPFVRIIIFNNGEGNIFKIIPGPGNANPNTLDEFIATKHHKNAELMAKHFGFSYSKVDEEATLDRVLENFFKADVQPKILEVNTAGKSNASVLKSYFSFIKDN; encoded by the coding sequence ATGAAAAAATATTCTTCCAAAAGAAGCATTCAGATACTGGCACATCTTCTCAGGCAGTACGGGATTTCAGATGTTGTGATTTCCCCGGGGTCCAGGAATGCTCCTCTTGCCATTCATTTTTCTGAAGTAGACGGGTTCAACTGTTATAGCATTGTAGATGAAAGAAGTGCTGCGTTTGTCGGGATGGGTATGGCCATGAGCGAGAAGAAGCCGGTTGCCATTACCTGCACCAGCGGTTCTGCAGCGGCTAATTATTATCCTGCCATTACCGAAGCTTTTTACCATAATATACCGATGCTGATCTTAACAGCTGACCGGCCGACGGATTATGTAGATATCTTTGACGGGCAGACGATCCGCCAGAACCATCTTTTCCAACAGCATTCTTACGGAGACTTTCAGATGGTGGAAGATAGTAAAGAGAACGCGGAAGAACTTAATTTCGACATCATTAAAAAAGCCATCGAGCTTTGCTTTGAAAAGCAGGGTCCCGTTCATATCAATATTCCCCTGGAGGAACCTCTGTATAATCTGGTTTCGGAAATCCCTACTTTTCCCACCGTTGAAAAAACAATCAGGACCAAAGAATATGAGATCCCTTCCAATCTGGTAGCAGACTGGAATACTTCCAAGAGGATCATGATCCTTGTAGGAACCAGGGATTATAGTGCGGAACTGGAAAACCAGCTTTCACAACTCGTGAAGAACCATTCTGCAGTAGTGCTGAGTGAAGTGAACTCGAACCTGTATCATGAGAAGTTTTTCAGGCATATCGACCGTTACATCTATAACTTTACGGAAGAAGATTATAAAACCTATGCTCCGGACCTGCTGATCACGGTAGGGCAGAACGTCGTTTCCAAAAAAGTAAAACAGTTCCTGAGAAGTGCGCACCCAAAGCAGCACTGGCATCTGGATGAAGTTTGGCAGCCAGATACCTATCTTGCCCTAACAGAAAAGATAGAGGTGAAACCGGAGGTGTTTTTTTCAAAGCTTCTTAAGATGATCAATCTTGAACCCAGACCTTACTTCAACCTCTGGGATGTTTTAAGGGATAAAAAAGATGCGAGGCACGAGCAGTTCCTTAACCTGGCAGAATTTTCAGATTTTTATTTTTTCAATAAGACTTCCCAGACCATACCGGAGAATTACAACGTTCATTTCAGCAACAGTTCGGCTATACGTTATGCGCAGCTGTTTGACTACGGAAAACGAAGGATTTACTGCAACAGGGGTACCAGTGGAATCGACGGCTCTACTTCCACAGCAATGGGATTTGCCATTAAGAATCCGAACCCGACAGTTCTGATTACTGGAGACCTGAGTTTTTTCTATGATATCAATGGGCTGTGGAATCAGTACATCCCGCCATTTGTAAGGATAATTATCTTCAACAACGGTGAGGGGAATATCTTTAAGATCATCCCGGGACCGGGCAATGCCAACCCTAATACGCTGGATGAATTCATTGCGACAAAGCATCACAAAAATGCTGAGCTTATGGCTAAACATTTCGGGTTCTCCTACAGCAAAGTGGATGAGGAGGCTACGCTCGACAGGGTTCTGGAGAATTTCTTTAAAGCAGATGTACAGCCCAAAATACTGGAAGTGAATACAGCGGGCAAAAGCAATGCTTCTGTCTTGAAATCATATTTCAGCTTTATCAAAGATAATTAA
- a CDS encoding aminotransferase class IV, giving the protein MYQFIESIKVEDQEVFLLALHQKRVNDTFSHFGKDGDSINLEKIYDHLNHEEDGLFKLRITYDLDKKVRTQMIPYAIPEIEDFQLVDNNSYDYSFKFENRKELDMMKMKAKAEEIIIVKNNHITDTSYSNLLFLKGKEWFTPSTYLLNGVQRQHLLKTKKIKEREITIQNIKEFSHFQLINALNDFDENFIYPIHKIINLPGNEEYSDLNYL; this is encoded by the coding sequence ATGTACCAATTCATTGAAAGTATTAAAGTAGAGGACCAGGAAGTTTTTCTTCTCGCCCTTCATCAGAAACGTGTTAATGATACCTTTTCCCATTTCGGGAAGGATGGGGATTCTATCAACCTGGAAAAAATCTATGACCATCTCAACCATGAGGAAGACGGGCTTTTCAAGCTAAGGATTACTTATGACCTGGACAAAAAGGTCAGGACGCAGATGATCCCATATGCCATTCCGGAGATTGAAGATTTTCAGCTCGTAGACAACAACAGCTATGATTATTCCTTTAAATTCGAAAACAGGAAAGAACTTGACATGATGAAAATGAAAGCCAAGGCAGAGGAAATCATCATTGTCAAAAACAACCATATTACGGATACCTCTTACTCTAACCTCCTGTTCCTGAAGGGAAAAGAATGGTTTACCCCATCTACCTATCTGCTGAACGGGGTACAGAGACAGCATCTCCTCAAAACGAAAAAAATAAAGGAGCGGGAAATCACCATCCAGAACATCAAGGAATTTTCTCATTTCCAGCTGATCAATGCCCTGAATGATTTTGACGAAAATTTCATCTATCCCATCCATAAGATCATTAACCTGCCCGGAAATGAAGAATATTCGGACCTTAATTATCTTTGA
- a CDS encoding aminodeoxychorismate synthase component I produces the protein MFSVNHQKFMEMDDLSLRKVPYFFMIDFLASQVEVFQENELEAAGVLVDFGNSFSNTGKEIPSLDKELGWKIYPETLESFKTGFDEVQRNLRLGNSYLINYTRKTPIETGLSLKEIFYHSHAKYKVFYKDFFVFFSPETFVKIINGKIFTYPMKGTIDASLDHAAEILKNDKKEKAEHYTVVDLLRNDLSRVADHVKVDRFQHIDFIKTRQKDLLAMSSEISGNVKPEFRGKIGSMMQQLLPAGSILGAPKAKTLEVILNAEGYDRGFYTGVCGWFDGQNLDSCVMIRFIEREGNQLYFKSGGGITHMSRLEDEYEEMKNKIYVPIH, from the coding sequence ATGTTTTCAGTAAATCATCAAAAATTTATGGAGATGGATGATCTTTCCCTCCGGAAGGTTCCTTATTTCTTCATGATCGATTTTCTCGCGTCACAGGTTGAGGTCTTTCAGGAAAATGAGCTGGAAGCTGCCGGCGTGCTTGTTGATTTCGGGAATTCTTTCTCTAATACCGGAAAGGAAATCCCTTCCCTGGACAAAGAGCTGGGATGGAAAATCTATCCTGAAACACTGGAAAGTTTCAAGACCGGCTTCGATGAAGTACAGAGGAATCTCAGGCTCGGCAACTCATACCTCATCAATTACACCAGAAAGACCCCTATTGAGACCGGACTTTCATTAAAAGAAATTTTTTATCACTCCCATGCGAAGTACAAGGTATTTTATAAAGATTTTTTCGTATTTTTTTCTCCTGAAACTTTTGTAAAGATTATTAACGGTAAGATTTTTACCTATCCTATGAAAGGCACCATAGATGCTTCTCTGGATCATGCGGCAGAAATCCTTAAGAATGACAAAAAGGAGAAAGCAGAGCATTACACAGTGGTGGATCTTTTGAGGAATGACCTGAGCCGGGTTGCAGATCATGTAAAAGTAGACCGGTTCCAGCATATTGACTTCATCAAAACAAGGCAAAAGGACCTGCTGGCGATGAGTTCGGAAATCTCAGGAAACGTAAAACCGGAATTTAGGGGAAAAATAGGAAGCATGATGCAGCAGCTGCTCCCCGCTGGATCTATTTTGGGGGCACCGAAAGCAAAGACGCTGGAAGTCATCCTGAACGCTGAAGGATATGACCGCGGATTTTATACCGGGGTCTGCGGCTGGTTTGACGGACAGAACCTCGACAGCTGTGTGATGATCCGATTCATTGAACGTGAAGGCAATCAGCTGTATTTTAAAAGCGGTGGCGGAATCACCCACATGAGCCGGCTGGAAGACGAGTATGAGGAAATGAAAAATAAAATTTATGTACCAATTCATTGA
- a CDS encoding AI-2E family transporter → MMNKDQQISNIKIKQVFLLSIIIILAGLICFNLSLFIPSVLGAITIYVVCRKYNFYLQEERKMKPWLAATILMLGSLIIIILPIYFIGDLLIEKLGNAQAYMTKFNVFLEKIHSYIYSKVGFDILSKENMDRLKTFVGKFSTTALSSTVNTLTVIASMYFILYFMLEKPRFFERILASSAPLKRANVSLIGEKMRKLIIANAIGIPVVALGQGIVALVGYFIFGAPSPILLFALTAAASMIPVVGAAIVYGPVCIYMIAEGDTGHGLGLAAYCLIVVGLTDNLLRFTLLKKLEDIHPLNTVFGIIMGMNLFGFMGLIFGPILVSFTLLLIQVYKDEFSDNDTPELKLPDKDKELENKIEIIL, encoded by the coding sequence ATGATGAATAAAGACCAGCAAATCAGCAACATAAAAATCAAGCAGGTATTTTTATTATCCATTATTATCATACTTGCAGGATTAATCTGCTTTAACCTGTCACTTTTCATTCCCTCTGTGCTGGGAGCCATTACCATCTATGTGGTATGCAGGAAATATAATTTTTACCTTCAGGAAGAGCGCAAGATGAAACCATGGCTGGCTGCCACAATCTTAATGCTGGGCAGTCTCATCATTATTATTCTGCCGATCTACTTTATCGGGGATCTTCTGATTGAAAAGCTTGGTAATGCCCAGGCTTATATGACCAAATTCAATGTTTTCCTGGAAAAAATACATTCTTACATTTATTCCAAAGTAGGATTTGACATCCTGAGCAAAGAGAATATGGACCGGCTGAAAACCTTTGTGGGGAAATTCTCCACCACAGCGCTCAGTAGCACGGTAAATACGCTTACGGTAATTGCCTCCATGTATTTTATCCTGTATTTCATGCTGGAAAAACCAAGATTTTTTGAACGGATCCTTGCGTCTTCCGCACCTCTGAAAAGAGCCAACGTATCTCTGATAGGAGAAAAGATGAGAAAACTGATCATAGCCAATGCAATCGGGATTCCGGTGGTAGCCCTGGGACAGGGTATTGTGGCTTTGGTTGGCTATTTTATTTTCGGAGCACCGAGTCCTATCCTTCTTTTTGCTTTAACGGCAGCCGCTTCCATGATCCCGGTTGTAGGTGCAGCTATCGTTTATGGACCTGTATGCATCTATATGATTGCTGAGGGCGATACGGGCCATGGATTAGGCCTTGCTGCATATTGTCTTATTGTGGTAGGTTTAACAGATAACCTGCTCCGTTTTACACTGCTTAAAAAGCTGGAGGATATCCATCCTCTGAATACGGTTTTCGGGATTATCATGGGAATGAATTTATTTGGTTTTATGGGACTGATTTTCGGGCCGATTTTAGTATCTTTCACGCTTCTTCTGATCCAGGTGTACAAGGATGAGTTTTCGGATAATGATACCCCGGAACTCAAACTTCCCGACAAGGATAAGGAACTTGAAAATAAAATTGAAATAATATTATAA
- a CDS encoding DUF3820 family protein translates to MEGVNPEILRDICIVKMPFGKYEGTVLADLPVSYLEWFQRQGMPKGKLGMQLATVYEIKINGLTELLIPIRMSLKNR, encoded by the coding sequence GTGGAAGGTGTAAATCCGGAAATCCTGCGTGATATATGTATAGTGAAAATGCCATTCGGCAAATATGAAGGCACAGTACTGGCAGATCTGCCCGTCAGTTACCTCGAATGGTTCCAGCGTCAGGGAATGCCTAAGGGAAAACTGGGTATGCAGCTGGCTACCGTGTATGAAATCAAGATCAACGGGCTTACGGAGCTGCTGATTCCTATCAGGATGTCCCTTAAAAACAGATAA
- a CDS encoding VOC family protein — protein sequence MKKVTGIGGIFFKCKDPQAIKEWYKTHLGLNINDYGATFEPEEGSKGSSLSWSPFPESTTYFQPSEHPFMINYIVDDLEKLVEELKQADVKILDEISSYEYGKFIHILDPEGRKIELWEP from the coding sequence ATGAAAAAAGTAACAGGAATCGGAGGGATCTTTTTTAAATGCAAAGACCCACAAGCCATTAAAGAATGGTACAAAACCCACTTAGGATTAAACATTAACGACTATGGAGCTACTTTTGAGCCTGAAGAGGGTTCAAAAGGCAGCTCCCTTAGCTGGAGCCCGTTTCCGGAGTCTACTACTTACTTCCAGCCATCGGAACATCCATTTATGATCAACTACATCGTTGATGACCTGGAAAAGCTGGTAGAGGAACTGAAACAGGCTGATGTAAAAATTCTTGATGAAATCTCATCTTACGAATATGGAAAATTTATCCATATCCTGGACCCCGAGGGCCGTAAGATAGAATTGTGGGAACCTTAA
- the uvrB gene encoding excinuclease ABC subunit UvrB, translated as MNFKLQSEYKPTGDQPLAIQKLTEGIEIGEKYQTLLGVTGSGKTFTVANVVQNVQKPTLVLAHNKTLAAQLFMEFKEFFPENAVEYFVSYYDYYQPEAYIASSGTYIEKDLSINEEVEKLRLSATASLLSGRRDVLIVASVSCIYGIGNPSEFHKSLISIGIGEKVTRTALLHALVNALYSRTLNEFQRGTFRVKGDVIDVFPAYADNAIRIQFFGDEIEKIQSFDPVTGNVTAAFDQIQIYPANLFVTSKETLNGAIRNIQDDLVKQVDFFNEIEKPLEAKRLQERTELDLEMIKELGYCSGIENYSRYLDGRVPGSRPFCLIDYFPKDFLMVIDESHVTVPQVHAMYGGDRSRKESLVEYGFRLPAAMDNRPLKFEEFESMQNQVIYVSATPADYELEKTGGTYVEQIIRPTGLLDPIIEIRPTANQIDDLMEEIRKRAEVDERVLVTTLTKKMAEELTKYFTKFGIRTRYIHSDVETLERIQIMQDLRVGLFDVLIGVNLLREGLDLPEVSLVAILDADKEGMLRSRRSMIQTVGRAARNINGRAIMYADKITKSMQTTLDETEYRRAKQMKYNEEHGIVPKALNKKISESLVGRSKDFPDEKYTQKEILQKVADAKASYTSGDMDKVISQKQKEMEAAAKNLDFIKAAKLRDEIAALKS; from the coding sequence ATGAATTTTAAACTTCAATCAGAATATAAACCTACCGGGGACCAGCCATTAGCGATCCAGAAACTTACCGAAGGCATTGAGATCGGTGAGAAATACCAGACTTTGCTGGGGGTGACGGGTTCCGGTAAAACCTTTACGGTAGCCAATGTGGTTCAGAATGTGCAGAAACCAACCCTGGTGCTGGCCCATAACAAGACTCTTGCTGCTCAGCTTTTCATGGAATTTAAAGAGTTTTTTCCGGAAAATGCCGTTGAATATTTTGTAAGTTACTATGATTACTATCAGCCGGAAGCTTATATTGCTTCTTCAGGAACCTATATAGAAAAAGACCTCAGCATCAATGAAGAAGTAGAAAAACTAAGGTTATCTGCTACGGCAAGCCTCCTGTCCGGAAGGCGGGATGTGCTCATTGTAGCTTCCGTATCCTGTATTTATGGTATCGGGAACCCGTCTGAGTTTCATAAATCGCTCATTTCCATTGGGATTGGAGAGAAGGTAACCCGTACAGCGCTGCTGCACGCATTGGTCAACGCTCTATATTCCAGAACATTAAATGAATTCCAACGCGGAACATTCCGTGTGAAGGGCGATGTGATTGACGTATTCCCGGCTTATGCGGATAACGCGATCAGAATCCAGTTTTTCGGAGACGAGATTGAAAAGATCCAGAGTTTCGATCCCGTAACAGGGAACGTCACAGCGGCATTTGATCAGATCCAGATTTATCCGGCCAACCTTTTTGTTACTTCTAAAGAAACCTTAAACGGAGCGATCAGGAATATTCAGGATGACCTGGTGAAACAGGTGGATTTCTTTAATGAAATCGAAAAACCCCTGGAGGCAAAAAGGCTTCAGGAAAGAACGGAACTGGATCTTGAAATGATCAAGGAACTGGGATACTGCTCAGGTATTGAGAATTACTCCCGTTACCTGGACGGACGTGTACCCGGCTCGCGCCCGTTCTGCCTGATTGATTATTTCCCGAAAGACTTCCTGATGGTGATTGACGAGAGCCACGTTACGGTACCTCAGGTTCATGCCATGTACGGAGGCGACCGCAGCCGTAAGGAATCCCTTGTGGAATACGGATTCAGGCTTCCCGCAGCTATGGATAACAGGCCATTGAAGTTTGAGGAGTTTGAAAGCATGCAGAACCAGGTGATCTATGTTTCCGCTACTCCGGCAGATTATGAACTTGAAAAAACAGGCGGTACCTATGTGGAACAGATCATCCGTCCTACCGGATTGTTAGACCCCATCATAGAAATACGGCCAACAGCCAACCAGATCGATGACCTGATGGAAGAAATCCGGAAAAGAGCTGAGGTAGACGAAAGGGTTCTCGTAACGACCCTGACCAAGAAAATGGCTGAAGAGCTGACCAAATACTTTACTAAATTCGGGATCAGGACCCGGTATATCCACTCCGATGTGGAAACGCTGGAAAGAATACAGATCATGCAGGATCTGCGGGTAGGACTCTTCGATGTGCTTATTGGGGTAAACCTTCTCAGAGAAGGTCTTGACCTTCCGGAAGTTTCACTGGTAGCCATCCTGGATGCCGATAAAGAAGGAATGCTGAGAAGCAGGAGATCCATGATCCAGACAGTAGGTCGGGCAGCCAGAAATATCAACGGCCGCGCCATCATGTATGCGGATAAGATCACCAAATCCATGCAGACCACATTGGATGAAACAGAATACCGCCGTGCCAAGCAGATGAAATACAACGAAGAACACGGCATTGTTCCGAAAGCACTGAACAAAAAGATTTCTGAAAGCCTGGTAGGCAGGAGCAAGGATTTCCCGGATGAAAAATATACCCAGAAAGAAATCCTTCAGAAAGTTGCGGATGCCAAGGCAAGTTATACCTCCGGGGACATGGATAAAGTCATCAGCCAAAAACAGAAAGAGATGGAAGCTGCTGCCAAGAATCTTGATTTTATCAAAGCTGCTAAACTAAGAGATGAAATTGCTGCCCTGAAGAGTTAA
- a CDS encoding M56 family metallopeptidase — protein MIILFKIILCSGLLIALYYGFLQKEKMYRFNRIYLLFSLLFSYTVPFISISTEAPKPVNHLQTTLETTQQILDLTPKQNDFDLINLIWILYGIITIIFLCRLIISFMKIKNLKGEKIIYQNLKVSVTEDEIQPFSFWNTIYLGKRYFINNQIDDRIFLHEKSHLEQKHSIDLIIIEIVKAFTWFNPAVYFYKNAILMNHEFLADDSVLENNFNVKDYQNLVLDEIISSQNYTLTNTFNFKNIKKRFIMMNTKKSIWTQVKKAISIPALVISFGLFVEKTYAHPIEKMIEKTQKKMSEPDYDPADQTKQNEGTESVKYDLSEASEIPEQLIENKKIQDTIRPKEGKSTNLNQETVSNSTNDPTQLPQFPGGPIELRNKVAKLLDPSKLEAEKGLSRADIMFTVTDAGNVVNVKVAGNNESFNNEALISFKKANENVTWKPAEKDGRPVNYAMRMPLTMSFE, from the coding sequence ATGATAATCCTTTTTAAAATTATATTGTGCTCTGGCCTGCTGATTGCCTTGTACTATGGATTTTTGCAGAAGGAAAAGATGTACCGATTCAATAGGATCTATCTGCTATTTTCATTGTTATTTTCTTATACGGTTCCTTTTATCTCTATCAGTACGGAAGCTCCGAAACCTGTTAACCATTTACAGACTACCCTTGAAACTACACAGCAGATTCTGGATCTTACACCTAAGCAGAACGATTTCGACCTCATTAACTTGATCTGGATACTCTATGGAATCATCACTATTATATTCCTATGCAGACTCATTATTTCATTTATGAAAATCAAAAATTTAAAGGGAGAGAAGATCATCTATCAAAATCTCAAAGTTTCAGTAACAGAAGATGAAATTCAGCCTTTCAGTTTTTGGAATACGATCTACTTAGGAAAAAGATATTTCATCAATAATCAAATAGATGATAGAATTTTTCTGCATGAAAAAAGCCACCTGGAACAGAAGCACAGCATTGATCTCATTATTATCGAAATCGTGAAAGCTTTCACCTGGTTCAATCCGGCTGTCTATTTTTACAAAAATGCCATCCTAATGAATCATGAATTCCTGGCGGATGACTCGGTTTTGGAAAATAATTTTAACGTCAAAGACTATCAGAATTTAGTATTAGATGAAATCATCTCAAGTCAAAATTATACCCTCACCAATACATTCAATTTTAAAAATATCAAAAAACGTTTTATTATGATGAACACCAAGAAGTCCATATGGACCCAAGTAAAAAAAGCCATCAGTATTCCTGCTCTGGTTATTTCTTTCGGATTATTTGTAGAAAAAACCTATGCCCATCCGATTGAAAAAATGATTGAAAAGACGCAAAAGAAAATGTCAGAACCAGATTACGATCCGGCAGACCAAACTAAACAAAATGAAGGTACGGAATCCGTAAAATATGATTTGTCTGAAGCATCTGAAATTCCCGAGCAGCTGATCGAAAATAAAAAGATCCAGGATACCATCCGGCCGAAGGAAGGTAAAAGCACCAATCTGAATCAGGAAACGGTGTCCAATTCAACAAATGATCCGACACAGCTTCCGCAATTTCCCGGCGGACCGATTGAACTGAGAAACAAAGTTGCAAAATTGTTAGACCCCTCCAAACTAGAAGCTGAAAAAGGCTTATCAAGAGCCGATATTATGTTTACCGTAACCGACGCCGGAAATGTAGTGAATGTAAAAGTCGCAGGAAATAATGAGTCTTTTAATAATGAAGCATTAATCTCATTTAAAAAAGCCAATGAAAATGTCACTTGGAAGCCTGCGGAAAAAGATGGAAGACCGGTGAATTATGCCATGCGAATGCCATTAACCATGTCATTTGAATAA
- a CDS encoding BlaI/MecI/CopY family transcriptional regulator produces MKEIKLTDSEKGLMDILWEKEKAFMKDILESYPEPKPATTTIATLLKRMQNKDFVGYTLYGNSREYFPKIEKGEYFKEEMSSMIDRFFNSSVTQFASFFTSNAKLSQKQLKELREIIDRQIDEK; encoded by the coding sequence ATGAAAGAAATAAAACTTACCGATTCTGAAAAAGGCCTTATGGATATTCTTTGGGAAAAAGAAAAAGCATTCATGAAGGATATCCTGGAGTCTTATCCGGAGCCGAAACCGGCAACGACCACAATTGCCACCCTGCTGAAAAGAATGCAGAACAAAGATTTTGTCGGCTACACATTGTATGGAAATTCCCGCGAATACTTTCCAAAAATCGAGAAAGGGGAATATTTCAAAGAAGAAATGTCTTCCATGATTGACCGTTTTTTCAACAGTTCCGTAACACAGTTTGCTTCGTTTTTTACCTCGAACGCAAAACTGTCCCAGAAACAGCTGAAAGAACTCCGTGAAATTATCGACAGGCAAATTGATGAAAAATGA
- a CDS encoding PQQ-dependent sugar dehydrogenase produces MKFNKFYISALSLFLILSSCKDNTVNAQSLGKDGSVETKAPNSPEYKPAFAGQTRIKAVKTSTPYNVEVLSKDLGKPWGIINLPDGWFLITDKRGYINVVSTDGKQISKIEGFPKVDSKGQGGMLDVALDPDFSNNRMIYFSFSEPYEKGNHTAVGKGMLSADLKNVSGVQVIFRATPTYDGDKHYGSRLAFDKDGNLFVSTGERSDKQTRVYAQRTDNYLGKILKITKDGKPAPGNPFIGKAGFKPEIYAYGIRNPQGLAIDPNGTLWDVEMGPKGGDEINLIRPGKNYGWGDVTYGIEYSGEKINNGTTQKAGTEQPVYYWDPVISPSGVTFYTGNMEEWKGNLFIGCLSGEHINRIVMKDNKVVGEERLLADQKERFRDVLNGSDGSLYAVTDSGKLYRISKK; encoded by the coding sequence ATGAAATTCAATAAATTTTACATTTCTGCTCTCAGCTTATTCCTGATTTTATCTTCTTGCAAAGACAATACTGTGAATGCCCAGAGTCTGGGTAAAGACGGGAGTGTGGAAACCAAAGCACCAAATTCTCCGGAATACAAGCCCGCCTTTGCAGGACAGACCAGGATAAAAGCTGTAAAGACCTCAACGCCCTATAATGTGGAGGTTCTGAGTAAAGACCTTGGGAAACCCTGGGGAATCATCAACCTGCCGGACGGATGGTTTTTAATTACGGATAAAAGAGGATATATTAATGTTGTTTCGACCGACGGAAAACAGATCTCCAAAATTGAAGGATTCCCGAAAGTGGACTCCAAAGGCCAGGGAGGAATGCTTGACGTTGCCCTGGATCCGGACTTCAGCAACAACCGCATGATCTATTTCAGTTTTTCAGAGCCTTACGAGAAAGGAAATCATACCGCAGTAGGGAAAGGAATGCTTTCTGCCGATCTGAAGAATGTTTCAGGAGTACAGGTTATTTTCCGGGCAACCCCGACCTACGATGGCGACAAACATTACGGCAGCCGGCTGGCTTTTGATAAAGATGGAAACCTCTTCGTAAGTACAGGCGAGAGATCGGATAAACAGACCAGGGTTTATGCCCAGAGAACGGACAATTATTTAGGGAAAATTTTAAAAATAACAAAAGACGGAAAACCGGCGCCCGGAAATCCTTTTATTGGAAAAGCTGGCTTTAAACCGGAAATTTATGCTTATGGAATCAGGAATCCTCAGGGGTTGGCCATCGATCCTAACGGAACGCTCTGGGATGTTGAAATGGGACCGAAAGGTGGTGACGAAATCAACCTGATCAGGCCCGGTAAAAACTATGGCTGGGGCGATGTTACTTACGGAATCGAGTATTCCGGAGAGAAAATCAATAACGGAACTACGCAAAAGGCCGGGACGGAACAGCCGGTGTATTACTGGGATCCGGTCATTTCCCCAAGTGGTGTTACTTTCTATACTGGAAACATGGAGGAATGGAAAGGAAACCTGTTTATCGGTTGCCTGAGCGGCGAACATATCAACAGGATCGTTATGAAAGACAATAAAGTAGTGGGCGAGGAACGCCTGCTTGCAGATCAGAAAGAAAGGTTCAGGGATGTATTGAACGGTAGTGACGGCAGCCTGTATGCCGTAACCGATAGCGGAAAGCTGTACAGGATTTCAAAAAAGTAA